CAGATGTATTTCGTGAAGGGTTTTTTAAGTTGAgtgtttattataagaataaagcGTTATTTTGGCACATATCCAGactctttatttagtttttgtgtgtgaatgaattatatattaaaaacaagaagatttgtaaaaatgttgcATCGTTGTCTTCTAtaagtttaaacataaaataaatataaatttaaagtacttaaaTTGCAAGTGATAGTTGCAGAATATCTACATTTCTAATACGCCTCCTGATAGTTGCAGAATATCTACATTTCTAATACGCTTCCTGATAGTTGTAGAATATCTACACCTCTTCTCAGCTTCCTTATGCTTACAGAAGACCTACACTTTTATCAGCCTTCTGATAGTTGTAGAATACCTACATATCTTCTCAGCTTCCAGAATGCATACACCTCTACTCAGCCTGTTGATACTTTCAGAATACATACACCTCTACTCAGCATTCTGATATTTGCCATTGGAATTAAATCGAATACcccttaattaaattaaaattactgtgtATCGTCAATAATTCAGTATACTGTACAAGATAAGGGGGTAGATCGACGAAAATTTAGTGTTGAATGCATAGGAGTGATTACAGAAGGAGTTTGCAGTAACTCGAGGAGGGAGTAGCAAATTCGTATGCTGCATTGCATATATTTATGTGACTTTCGATATCGAAAAGAAAATTACAGCAAGAAGAACCTTAATATTTGGATGACGGAAAATTTGAATAGTCTGGTTGTTAAGagatcaaacataatttattatttttgtaagatCAGCCTTTGATAATATCGGCTACCTTGTCCAAGTGCTGCAGAATATCAGATGGGTTGTCACAATCCTGTTGGCTGGTCAGGGCGAACTTTGACCTGTCAAATCCGCTCTTCTTCAGAACCGGCTCCACGGCAGTCGAGATGGTATTTTCCTCTTCTTCAGAAAGAGTGCTCTTCCTCGTGAAGAGCCAGGCAGATCCTAGACAAATTAAgagtattactaattattttataaggagatttatatatttaaatgaggcaaaaaagtaaaatatctaGGATTTACATATCTTCTTGCATTTTGAAACATCACCTGAACTGGTGATGAGTTTAGTGAGTGATCCACAAAGTATACATATAGTTGTTGAGACAACGTTTTATAATCCTTTCCAAGTCCTCTGTAAGAAAAATAGTACACTAAAGAGTTATctataagattatatttaaagaacaaaactttataaaaagaCGAACACGAGCTTGATTCATACTGAAATCCATCTTCTTAAACTATATCTCATATTGAAAGCGTGACATTATTATTTGCAATCTATATATCTCAGCCTCAAACGGAATGAACtttcaatatattgaaaactatgTCGAGCATAGATTGACTCAAAGAATTCCATCATACATTAAGAGTTACTTCTCGCAAGTACCGCAAGTCACGAGTATGTTTAGAAGTTAGTCACGAGTTATGTCTTCAAGCAACTGTTGAGAAGACAATAAAAGAGAAAAGAGTTTTAATTCGGCTGTGCAACTGAGTGGAGTAGATTGTGGTCTGGTTGAACCAAGATAGCGTTAATGTCGGCCAGTAGGAACCAACTTCGATTCGATTCCGCTAGAGTTCGTTAGTAAGAGTTCAAACGGCTGAGCGTTGCATGCTTTCTCCACTTCAAGTTATAATATTACATTCTCTATGACTATAGACTGTTACGTCTTCGATCTTTGTACATACTATTACAATCTATTTGCATGCAAATTATTACACATagtaaaacaataagtaataaattagataaaaaaatcacttactAAATCGGATGAAGCCGAGTTGTTTGCAGACGGCAAGAACGGCATAGGAATTGTAGTCAGTGTCCAGAACATTGAGGGTGGTAGACATCTTTCCGAGTACTATTCACATAGCATTATGGTTCACATTAGTATTCTATCTGAACTGGCTACTAAATCAAATTGCATTAAACTAGTTTAATGAAAAAGTCATATCAAGTCATCATCCAAAACATTAAAGAATTCTAGGCACTTTACACGTGgtgtaagaaaacaaaaatagtaaaatattaaagttatctcatataacatatattttatagaaatgttgCAGAAGTTATAAGTTATTCGTAAATGcgtgtttataatatttgattcTCTAAGTAAAGATTATTATTCAAAGTGATGTTGATTTGGAGATGGATTATTTCGATAAAAACGGGTATTTGAAGAATTACTACTTACTTGGAACTTTAAAGTCGAGAGAGAGCTTTCCATCAGCAGGATCGGAAGCCACAGCAACCCATGTAGACTCGATGGGTTTGTCAATTCTGTCAAGCGCAAAGTGATTAGGGGTAGGGGTAGTACTAGCAAGACAGTTGtttgtataagtatttaaatgtaaagagACTATTTAAATTTGGGAGGCTGTACTATTATTACCTATAGTCTGATGTAGATCCGAGACAGAAGAAAATTGGAGCTTTATGTGATATTATGTTACAAGGACAGGAGCAACAGGTTTATGTTGTGCTAGGACCCGACCAACGAACATCCATGGCATATTTGTATAAGACTTCTCTAGTATatgcaaagtttttaaataatacaactttgAAGTTAGTACATCCCAAGTaaatgatgtaaaaaatattcattgctACACAGGCCATAAGAAGTAGGTAAATTTTCAGCACTTGCTGTACCGAATCTTCCCTTTACTCTTCTTGTACAGTTTCTGAACTCAAAATGTGTTCTAGAGATTGGTTCTTAGGATTCTTGTATACTTCACCCTCCTGGGTTCGAATTTTATTACGACCGCAATAACTTTGCTGTTGTTTTTGAAATAACGTTTAAAGACAAACGCAATTCGATATAGTTTGGCTTTAAACCACTTTGGCAACAGAAGTAAATAACAGGAATCTTCGCTAACGGTCACCTAAGAGTATGAGTATGAAACATTCTGGGCTTAACGGGTTATAAATAGTAGTATCAGTTTCATTTATGAGACAACCAATACTCCAGTAAGTTACTGgagaattatgttttttatatgtgtCTTAAGCTATAGAGCTTGTACTCAAATTCAAGCTATCACTAAGAGTTTTTGTTTATATCTCGTGAAAAAGGATTCTTCAAATTAGTTAATCCTTTCACTGCGGATCTGAATTGAGTGATCTTGAGTACTCTCAATTTGACTCTGCgcagcagtcaacgtgttaaactactgtagCTACAATAATTGTc
The Homalodisca vitripennis isolate AUS2020 chromosome 1, UT_GWSS_2.1, whole genome shotgun sequence DNA segment above includes these coding regions:
- the LOC124355342 gene encoding lazarillo protein-like → MKSQLLMVLVLAVQAWAACPSYSVVESLDAEKFAGMWYQYGSYGKFFVKGWDRCVKSDYELGDDKKTFTIKNSRIVNKIDKPIESTWVAVASDPADGKLSLDFKVPILGKMSTTLNVLDTDYNSYAVLAVCKQLGFIRFRSAWLFTRKSTLSEEEENTISTAVEPVLKKSGFDRSKFALTSQQDCDNPSDILQHLDKVADIIKG